The Deltaproteobacteria bacterium genome includes a region encoding these proteins:
- a CDS encoding outer membrane beta-barrel protein, giving the protein MLCVLALAGLIPLLASPAEAQSGLYLAADVGLARGSTSGFGSEVRGGDIDLKSGLGYSLALGLGWQGLRLEGEATWRQTDIDAIDYDSLTVGGHPIVGDVLGRVNRQLNLKGTRTTLGFMANAWYDLDLGLGLAPYFGGGLGVNYVRYDIDLPVELPSSVDSQLGLPPGTAGILNNLAGDGGDWVLAYQVGLGLGYRLLDSLVLHLGYRYMGAGDAKVKWGYGGAAKSEVQNHVFRAGIRIGF; this is encoded by the coding sequence ATGCTCTGTGTTCTCGCGCTGGCAGGACTGATCCCGTTGCTCGCTTCCCCTGCCGAAGCGCAGAGCGGACTCTACCTGGCGGCGGACGTCGGGCTGGCGCGCGGTTCGACATCGGGCTTCGGGTCGGAGGTCAGAGGCGGCGACATCGACTTGAAGTCAGGACTCGGGTACAGCCTGGCCCTGGGCTTGGGCTGGCAAGGGCTTCGTCTCGAGGGTGAGGCCACTTGGCGGCAGACGGACATAGACGCCATCGACTACGACAGCCTCACCGTCGGTGGTCATCCGATCGTGGGTGATGTCCTCGGCCGTGTCAACCGGCAACTCAACCTGAAGGGGACCCGCACCACACTCGGTTTCATGGCCAACGCTTGGTACGACCTCGACCTGGGCTTGGGCTTGGCGCCGTATTTCGGCGGCGGCCTGGGCGTCAACTACGTGCGCTACGACATCGACTTGCCCGTGGAGTTGCCGTCCTCGGTCGACAGTCAGCTCGGTCTTCCGCCGGGGACCGCCGGTATCCTCAACAATCTCGCGGGTGATGGCGGGGACTGGGTGCTCGCCTATCAGGTCGGTCTTGGGCTCGGGTACCGGCTGCTGGACTCCCTGGTCCTGCACTTGGGCTACCGGTACATGGGCGCCGGGGACGCCAAGGTCAAGTGGGGATACGGCGGCGCGGCCAAGTCCGAAGTTCAGAACCACGTCTTCCGCGCCGGGATCCGTATCGGATTCTGA
- a CDS encoding sodium:alanine symporter family protein: MDRLNALIDSVNAFAWGPPMLGMLGVTGVLLTLGLVFMPWRKVGYGFRLLFDKSGSVGEGEVKPFNALMTALSATVGTGNIAGVATAIALGGPGAIFYMWLIALFGMATKYAEAVCAVTYREVDGNGKYVGGPMYYLRNGVGDFAPELGKWLGLIFAIFGAVAAFGIGNAVQVNSMAAALGDSFGVPTWITGVIVAVLVGIVIIGGIQRIGEVAGKLVPAMIVLYIGAALLIIIINIAGVPAAFALIFTHAFTPAAAAGGFAGAAVAAAIRFGVARGVFSNESGLGSAAIAHAAAQTNSPVRQGIIAMLGTFIDTIVVCTMTALVILTSGAWTLTGADGGGLTGVVLTSAGFESTVTGGGYVVTVALAVFAFTTILGWSYYGERCWQYLFSENSLLVYRALWVLAALTFANVKVAFVWNLSDTLNGLMAVPNLIGLLLLAPMVFKVTREYFDKTADQ; encoded by the coding sequence ATGGATCGTTTGAACGCACTCATCGATTCGGTCAACGCTTTCGCCTGGGGTCCGCCAATGCTGGGCATGCTCGGCGTGACCGGCGTGCTCCTGACCCTCGGGCTGGTGTTCATGCCGTGGCGCAAGGTCGGCTACGGCTTCCGGCTGCTCTTCGACAAGAGCGGGAGTGTGGGCGAGGGCGAGGTCAAGCCCTTCAACGCGCTCATGACGGCGCTTTCCGCCACGGTGGGTACCGGCAACATCGCCGGCGTGGCCACGGCCATCGCGCTGGGCGGTCCGGGCGCGATCTTCTACATGTGGCTCATCGCGCTGTTCGGCATGGCCACCAAGTACGCCGAGGCGGTGTGCGCGGTCACCTACCGGGAGGTGGACGGGAACGGCAAGTACGTCGGCGGCCCCATGTACTACCTGCGCAACGGCGTGGGCGATTTCGCCCCGGAGCTGGGCAAGTGGCTGGGCCTTATTTTCGCCATTTTCGGCGCGGTGGCAGCCTTCGGCATCGGCAACGCCGTGCAGGTCAACTCCATGGCCGCGGCGCTCGGTGACAGCTTCGGCGTCCCCACCTGGATCACCGGCGTGATCGTGGCCGTGCTGGTAGGCATCGTGATCATCGGCGGAATCCAGCGCATCGGCGAAGTCGCCGGCAAGCTGGTGCCGGCCATGATCGTGCTCTACATCGGCGCCGCGCTGCTGATCATCATAATCAACATCGCCGGGGTGCCGGCGGCCTTCGCGCTGATCTTCACCCACGCCTTCACGCCTGCCGCGGCGGCCGGGGGCTTCGCCGGAGCGGCGGTAGCCGCGGCGATCCGGTTCGGCGTGGCGCGCGGCGTGTTTTCCAACGAATCCGGCCTGGGTTCCGCGGCCATCGCCCACGCGGCGGCGCAGACCAACAGCCCGGTGCGCCAGGGCATCATCGCCATGCTCGGGACCTTCATCGACACCATCGTCGTGTGCACCATGACGGCCCTGGTGATCCTGACGTCCGGGGCTTGGACGTTGACGGGTGCGGACGGCGGCGGCCTCACCGGCGTGGTGCTCACCTCCGCCGGCTTCGAGAGCACCGTGACGGGCGGTGGCTACGTCGTCACCGTGGCGCTGGCGGTCTTCGCCTTCACCACCATCCTCGGGTGGTCCTACTACGGCGAGCGCTGCTGGCAGTACCTGTTCAGCGAGAACAGCCTGCTGGTCTACCGTGCGCTGTGGGTGCTGGCGGCGCTGACGTTCGCCAACGTGAAGGTGGCTTTCGTGTGGAACCTGTCGGACACCCTCAACGGCCTGATGGCGGTGCCCAACCTCATCGGCCTGTTGCTGCTGGCGCCGATGGTCTTCAAGGTCACGCGGGAGTACTTCGACAAGACCGCGGACCAGTAG
- a CDS encoding amidase encodes MNDLCRLSASEAVARVAKGEVTSEELTRACLERIEEREPEVEAWMRLDPEYSLAQARERDRAPGRGAVHGLPFAVKDIMDTADMPTGYGSPIWEGFRPRADAACVALTRAAGGVLLGKTVTTEFASRHPGKTKNPHDPTHTPGGSSSGSAAAVGDFMAFMAFGTQTLGSVIRPASFCGCVAYKPSYGEISNEGVKENTGSFDTVGLFGRAVEDLPLFRAAVTGEPVLPLSPIPVKDLRVGLCRTPLWDKALDYTKALVEGAAADLARAGAAVSDLDLGGPFAEFEPMGRRVSDYEISRALTWERTHHFDLLSEFQQGKMKDWPVVSYEEYREGQRVMAACRAWLDEALKDFDVLLTPSATGEAPAGLDNTGDTAFNILATWTHVPCVTLPLFKGPSGLPVGLQLVGHRCRDHRLFEISRSILTALSS; translated from the coding sequence ATGAACGATCTATGCAGACTTTCGGCCAGCGAGGCAGTGGCGCGCGTCGCCAAGGGAGAGGTCACTTCCGAGGAGTTGACCCGGGCGTGCCTGGAGCGCATCGAGGAACGGGAACCGGAGGTGGAGGCCTGGATGCGCCTGGACCCGGAGTACTCGCTGGCGCAGGCGCGGGAGCGCGACCGTGCGCCCGGCCGCGGAGCGGTGCACGGCCTTCCGTTCGCGGTGAAGGACATCATGGACACCGCGGACATGCCCACGGGCTACGGCTCGCCCATCTGGGAGGGCTTCCGGCCCAGGGCGGACGCCGCGTGCGTGGCGCTCACCCGCGCCGCCGGGGGCGTACTCCTGGGCAAGACCGTGACCACAGAGTTCGCCAGCCGCCATCCGGGCAAGACCAAGAACCCCCACGACCCCACGCATACGCCGGGCGGCTCTTCCAGCGGCTCGGCCGCGGCTGTGGGGGATTTCATGGCCTTCATGGCCTTCGGCACCCAGACCCTGGGGTCGGTGATCCGGCCGGCGTCGTTCTGCGGCTGCGTGGCCTACAAGCCCAGCTACGGCGAGATCAGCAACGAGGGGGTCAAGGAGAACACGGGCTCCTTCGACACAGTGGGGCTGTTCGGCCGGGCGGTGGAGGACTTGCCGCTGTTCCGGGCGGCGGTGACGGGCGAGCCGGTGCTGCCGCTGAGTCCGATCCCGGTGAAGGACCTGCGCGTGGGCCTGTGCCGCACGCCCCTGTGGGACAAGGCGCTGGACTACACCAAGGCGCTGGTGGAAGGCGCCGCCGCCGACCTCGCCAGGGCCGGCGCCGCGGTGTCGGACCTCGACCTGGGCGGACCCTTCGCCGAGTTCGAACCCATGGGCCGCCGGGTCAGCGACTACGAGATCTCACGCGCGCTGACGTGGGAGCGCACCCACCACTTCGACCTGCTGAGCGAATTCCAGCAAGGGAAGATGAAGGACTGGCCCGTGGTCTCCTACGAGGAATACCGGGAGGGGCAGCGGGTCATGGCGGCGTGCCGGGCCTGGCTGGACGAGGCGCTCAAGGACTTCGACGTGCTCCTCACCCCCAGCGCCACGGGCGAGGCGCCCGCGGGTCTCGACAACACCGGAGACACGGCCTTCAACATCCTCGCGACCTGGACCCACGTCCCGTGCGTGACGCTGCCGCTCTTCAAGGGACCCTCCGGCCTGCCGGTGGGGCTGCAACTGGTGGGGCATCGTTGCCGGGATCACCGACTGTTCGAAATCAGTCGATCCATATTGACAGCGCTATCGAGTTGA
- a CDS encoding VOC family protein: MIKTRGLYHSGIPVNDIDRAVTFYRDVLGMEVATVARDDLRGLGRADMRSGNSIVVLFQRPNPIDRDALAEDGVTHQAFYVDSDDFETAEERMREAGVRIHEVPVVERRSGRGFYFFDPDGNLLQLYAPPKKAG; this comes from the coding sequence ATGATCAAGACCAGGGGACTCTACCACAGCGGCATTCCCGTCAACGACATCGACCGGGCGGTGACCTTCTACCGCGACGTGCTGGGCATGGAGGTGGCCACCGTCGCCCGCGACGACCTCCGCGGACTCGGCCGCGCCGACATGCGCTCCGGCAACAGCATCGTGGTGCTGTTCCAGCGCCCGAACCCCATCGACCGCGACGCCCTCGCCGAAGACGGCGTCACCCACCAGGCCTTCTACGTGGACAGCGACGACTTCGAGACCGCCGAGGAACGCATGCGCGAGGCCGGCGTCCGCATCCACGAGGTGCCGGTGGTGGAACGCCGCTCCGGCCGCGGCTTCTACTTCTTCGACCCCGACGGCAACCTGCTGCAGCTCTATGCGCCGCCGAAGAAGGCAGGATGA
- a CDS encoding type II toxin-antitoxin system Phd/YefM family antitoxin — MKTIGAAKFKEQCLALLDSLDADGLVVTKHGKPVARIVPYDHQCTDLIGSLRHKIAIKGDIFSTDVRWDADAQS, encoded by the coding sequence ATGAAGACTATTGGGGCCGCAAAGTTCAAGGAGCAGTGTTTGGCACTGCTGGACAGCCTTGATGCCGACGGATTGGTCGTTACCAAGCACGGTAAACCCGTGGCGCGGATAGTCCCCTACGATCATCAGTGCACCGACCTCATCGGCAGTCTCCGCCACAAGATCGCGATCAAGGGCGATATCTTCAGTACGGATGTTCGCTGGGACGCGGATGCTCAATCTTGA
- a CDS encoding type II toxin-antitoxin system VapC family toxin, with translation MLNLDTHILVLAINGELRPSEQAALSRNPWSVSAIVLWELAKLVQLGRLDMDLDDREVVRVLNRLRVWPIDLAVARTSTRLDFRSDPADEIIAATSVVHHVPLVTRDRVMRRSKVVPLAG, from the coding sequence ATGCTCAATCTTGATACGCACATCCTGGTCCTGGCGATCAACGGTGAACTCCGGCCGTCCGAGCAGGCAGCGTTGTCCCGGAACCCGTGGTCTGTTTCCGCTATCGTGCTGTGGGAGTTGGCCAAGCTCGTTCAACTCGGCCGATTGGACATGGACCTCGACGACCGTGAGGTGGTCCGGGTCCTCAACCGTCTGCGGGTGTGGCCCATCGATCTCGCGGTTGCCCGAACCTCGACCCGGCTTGACTTCAGAAGCGATCCCGCGGACGAGATCATAGCCGCCACCAGTGTCGTTCACCATGTACCGTTGGTGACACGCGACCGCGTCATGCGTCGTTCGAAGGTTGTCCCGCTTGCCGGGTAG